A single region of the Lotus japonicus ecotype B-129 chromosome 4, LjGifu_v1.2 genome encodes:
- the LOC130711019 gene encoding glucan endo-1,3-beta-glucosidase 3-like isoform X2 translates to MAVLLLMLFFMLPLSISISHAAGDAFIGVNIGSDVSNMPSPTEIVTLLKAQSIQHVRLYDADRALLIALANTGIRVTVSVPNDQLLGIGQSNDTAANWVSRNVIAHVPATNITTIAVGSEVLTIIPNAAPILVSAMNFIHSALVAAKLDSQIKVSTPHPSSIILDSFPPSQAFFNRTWNPVMVPLLKFLQTTGSCLMLNVYPYYDYQLSNDAIPLDYALFRPLPPNKEAVDANTLLHYTNVFDAIVDAAYFAMSDLNFTNIPVLVTESGWPSKGDSSEPDATIDNANTYNSNLIRHVLNNTGTPKHPGIAVSTYIYELYNEDLRSGPVSEKNWGLFFANGGPVYTLHLTGVGTIFANDTTNQTFCISKRNADPKMLQAALDWACGPGKVDCSPLLQGQPCHEPDNVVAHATYAFNAYYQKMAKSPGTCDFKGVAAITSTDPSHGSCIFPGSHGKNGTSINGTSLAPSNSTSSGCLSQYYYSRGSFTSSVILVVLLFSAAVI, encoded by the exons ATGCTTTCATTGGTGTCAACATTGGTTCAGATGTATCTAACATGCCAAGTCCAACAGAGATTGTGACCCTTCTTAAAGCTCAAAGCATCCAACATGTCAGACTCTATGACGCCGACCGAGCCTTGCTTATTGCTCTCGCTAACACTGGAATACGCGTAACTGTTTCTGTTCCCAACGACCAGCTTCTCGGCATTGGTCAGTCCAATGACACTGCCGCAAATTGGGTTTCTCGAAACGTCATAGCTCATGTTCCTGCTACCAACATTACTACCATAGCTGTCGGATCTGAGGTTCTAACTATCATCCCAAATGCAGCCCCCATTCTAGTCTCTGCCATGAATTTCATTCATTCTGCTCTTGTGGCTGCAAAGTTGGATAGCCAAATTAAAGTCTCGACTCCACACCCTTCTTCTATCATCCTTGACTCGTTCCCACCTTCGCAAGCATTTTTCAACCGAACTTGGAATCCGGTCATGGTTCCTTTGCTTAAATTTCTTCAAACAACAGGTTCATGTCTTATGCTCAATGTATACCCGTATTACGATTACCAGCTATCCAACGATGCAATCCCGCTCGATTATGCTTTATTCCGCCCCCTACCGCCCAATAAGGAAGCTGTTGATGCCAACACTCTCCTGCATTACACTAATGTTTTTGATGCAATTGTTGATGCTGCTTATTTTGCAATGTCTGACTTGAACTTCACCAATATCCCTGTTCTGGTCACTGAATCAGGATGGCCCTCAAAAGGCGACTCATCTGAGCCGGATGCAACCATTGATAATGCTAACACTTACAACAGTAACTTGATCAGACATGTTCTTAACAATACAGGAACTCCGAAACACCCGGGAATTGCAGTTAGTACATACATTTATGAGCTTTACAATGAAGACTTGAGATCAGGTCCAGTCTCAGAAAAGAACTGGGGGCTATTTTTTGCTAATGGAGGACCAGTGTATACCTTACACTTAACTGGTGTTGGTACTATATTTGCAAATGATACGACAAACCAAACATTTTGTATCTCAAAGCGTAATGCAGATCCTAAGATGCTGCAGGCAGCACTTGATTGGGCTTGTGGACCAGGGAAGGTTGATTGTTCCCCTTTGCTGCAGGGTCAACCATGTCATGAACCAGATAATGTAGTTGCGCATGCTACATACGCTTTCAATGCTTATTATCAGAAGATGGCTAAGTCTCCTGGGACCTGCGATTTCAAAGGGGTTGCCGCTATCACTTCCACAGACCCAA GTCATGGTTCTTGTATATTTCCAGGAAG TCATGGTAAAAATGGCACCAGCATAAATGGCACTTCACTTGCCCCATCTAATTCTACAAGTTCAGGCTGTTTATCGCAATACTACTACAGTAGGGGATCTTTCACAAGCTCTGTGATTCTAGTTGTTTTACTTTTCAGTGCAGCTGTCATATAA
- the LOC130711020 gene encoding F-box protein SKIP28, with protein MEESSKAFSSLSITVEKGQAQTEQEPPHEALFLVLTYLPVYQVLAMSQVCKALRDAVNNDVLPWLNVIVERPLSSRLSDEILVKITSKANGRLKTLALMNCTHITDKGLQRVVEQNPLINKLHIPACTGITAEGVTRAVQTLCQRSNCLSTLRINGIYNLQKEHLDMLAMNLRKNVPLEEQQMQKPNYYHKRGSFTVFSREENQRIIDLETCPKCFEVTMVYDCPKVECMKREKPQVQCRGCKFCIPRCENCGGCVGSEEEEEAACADILCLECWLQLPKCNFCNKPYCKQHENWWCSSLDPIFLCRVCDEHSHGYTYTDVL; from the exons atggaagagtcttccaaggCTTTCTCCTCTCTAAGCATCACAGTTGAAAAAGGCCAAGCACAAACAGAACAAGAACCTCCTCATGAAGCCTTGTTTCTTGTCTTAACATACCTTCCAGTGTACCAGGTTCTAGCCATGTCTCAGGTTTGCAAAGCACTAAGGGATGCAGTTAACAATGATGTGTTGCCATGGCTGAATGTTATTGTTGAAAGGCCTCTGAGTTCAAGGCTCTCTGATGAGATTCTAGTGAAAATCACTTCCAAGGCCAATGGAAGGCTCAAAACTCTGGCTTTGATGAACTGCACCCACATCACTGACAAGGGGCTCCAAAGGGTCGTTGAACAAAACCCCCTCATCAACAAG CTGCATATACCAGCATGCACCGGCATAACCGCTGAAGGAGTTACAAGAGCAGTGCAAACATTGTGCCAAAGAAGCAACTGCTTAAGCACATTACGCATAAACGGCATCTACAACCTACAGAAGGAGCATCTAGACATGCTTGCCATGAACCTCAGAAAGAACGTTCCATTAGAGGAGCAGCAAATGCAGAAGCCTAACTACTATCATAAACGCGGAAGCTTTACAGTGTTTAGCCGCGAAGAAAACCAGAGGATTATTGATTTGGAGACATGTCCCAAGTGCTTTGAGGTGACGATGGTCTATGACTGTCCAAAAGTGGAATGCATGAAGAGGGAAAAGCCCCAAGTTCAATGTAGGGGATGCAAATTTTGTATTCCAAGGTGTGAAAACTGTGGTGGATGTGTTGGatctgaagaagaggaagaagctgcatgTGCAGATATCTTGTGCCTTGAATGTTGGTTGCAGCTTCCCAAGTGTAATTTCTGTAATAAACCATATTGTAAACAACATGAAAATTGGTGGTGCTCTTCCTTAGACCCTATATTCCTCTGCAGAGTTTGTGATGAACATTCTCATGGATATACATACACTGATGTTCTATAG
- the LOC130711019 gene encoding glucan endo-1,3-beta-glucosidase 3-like isoform X3 yields the protein MPSPTEIVTLLKAQSIQHVRLYDADRALLIALANTGIRVTVSVPNDQLLGIGQSNDTAANWVSRNVIAHVPATNITTIAVGSEVLTIIPNAAPILVSAMNFIHSALVAAKLDSQIKVSTPHPSSIILDSFPPSQAFFNRTWNPVMVPLLKFLQTTGSCLMLNVYPYYDYQLSNDAIPLDYALFRPLPPNKEAVDANTLLHYTNVFDAIVDAAYFAMSDLNFTNIPVLVTESGWPSKGDSSEPDATIDNANTYNSNLIRHVLNNTGTPKHPGIAVSTYIYELYNEDLRSGPVSEKNWGLFFANGGPVYTLHLTGVGTIFANDTTNQTFCISKRNADPKMLQAALDWACGPGKVDCSPLLQGQPCHEPDNVVAHATYAFNAYYQKMAKSPGTCDFKGVAAITSTDPSHGSCIFPGSHGKNGTSINGTSLAPSNSTSSGCLSQYYYSRGSFTSSVILVVLLFSAAVI from the exons ATGCCAAGTCCAACAGAGATTGTGACCCTTCTTAAAGCTCAAAGCATCCAACATGTCAGACTCTATGACGCCGACCGAGCCTTGCTTATTGCTCTCGCTAACACTGGAATACGCGTAACTGTTTCTGTTCCCAACGACCAGCTTCTCGGCATTGGTCAGTCCAATGACACTGCCGCAAATTGGGTTTCTCGAAACGTCATAGCTCATGTTCCTGCTACCAACATTACTACCATAGCTGTCGGATCTGAGGTTCTAACTATCATCCCAAATGCAGCCCCCATTCTAGTCTCTGCCATGAATTTCATTCATTCTGCTCTTGTGGCTGCAAAGTTGGATAGCCAAATTAAAGTCTCGACTCCACACCCTTCTTCTATCATCCTTGACTCGTTCCCACCTTCGCAAGCATTTTTCAACCGAACTTGGAATCCGGTCATGGTTCCTTTGCTTAAATTTCTTCAAACAACAGGTTCATGTCTTATGCTCAATGTATACCCGTATTACGATTACCAGCTATCCAACGATGCAATCCCGCTCGATTATGCTTTATTCCGCCCCCTACCGCCCAATAAGGAAGCTGTTGATGCCAACACTCTCCTGCATTACACTAATGTTTTTGATGCAATTGTTGATGCTGCTTATTTTGCAATGTCTGACTTGAACTTCACCAATATCCCTGTTCTGGTCACTGAATCAGGATGGCCCTCAAAAGGCGACTCATCTGAGCCGGATGCAACCATTGATAATGCTAACACTTACAACAGTAACTTGATCAGACATGTTCTTAACAATACAGGAACTCCGAAACACCCGGGAATTGCAGTTAGTACATACATTTATGAGCTTTACAATGAAGACTTGAGATCAGGTCCAGTCTCAGAAAAGAACTGGGGGCTATTTTTTGCTAATGGAGGACCAGTGTATACCTTACACTTAACTGGTGTTGGTACTATATTTGCAAATGATACGACAAACCAAACATTTTGTATCTCAAAGCGTAATGCAGATCCTAAGATGCTGCAGGCAGCACTTGATTGGGCTTGTGGACCAGGGAAGGTTGATTGTTCCCCTTTGCTGCAGGGTCAACCATGTCATGAACCAGATAATGTAGTTGCGCATGCTACATACGCTTTCAATGCTTATTATCAGAAGATGGCTAAGTCTCCTGGGACCTGCGATTTCAAAGGGGTTGCCGCTATCACTTCCACAGACCCAA GTCATGGTTCTTGTATATTTCCAGGAAG TCATGGTAAAAATGGCACCAGCATAAATGGCACTTCACTTGCCCCATCTAATTCTACAAGTTCAGGCTGTTTATCGCAATACTACTACAGTAGGGGATCTTTCACAAGCTCTGTGATTCTAGTTGTTTTACTTTTCAGTGCAGCTGTCATATAA
- the LOC130711021 gene encoding protein PLANT CADMIUM RESISTANCE 2-like, with translation MQPPPYDHPAATGYPVSYGSYNNPVPPPQTAAPPSHHRKAQEDWSTGLCDCSSDVKTCCITCWCPCVTFGRVAEVVDQGSTSCGASGALYTLIMCVLGCGCLYSCFYRSKLRRQYMLKESPCSDCLVHCCCESCALCQEYRELENRGFDMTLGWHGNVERNRGVAMIPFPSAPGVEHMNR, from the exons ATGCAACCACCACCGTACGATCACCCCGCCGCCACTGGTTACCCGGTGAGCTATGGCAGCTACAACAACCCGGTTCCCCCGCCTCAGACAGCTGCACCGCCATCTCACCACCGGAAAGCTCAGGAAGATTGGTCCACAGGCCTCTGTGACTGCTCCTCCGACGTCAAAACCT GTTGCATAACGTGTTGGTGTCCATGTGTCACGTTTGGCCGAGTTGCAGAGGTTGTTGATCAAGGATCAACTT CATGTGGTGCAAGTGGTGCTTTGTACACACTGATTATGTGTGTGCTTGGTTGCGGTTGCTTGTACTCATGCTTCTACCGTTCCAAGTTGAGACGCCAATACATGTTGAAGGAGAGTCCTTGTTCTGATTGCTTGGTTCATTGCTGCTGCGAGTCATGCGCCTTGTGCCAAGAGTATCGTGAGCTTGAAAATCGTGGATTTGACATGACCTTAG GGTGGCACGGAAATGTTGAGCGCAACCGGGGAGTAGCCATGATTCCATTTCCATCAGCTCCAGGAGTTGAACACATGAATCGTTGA
- the LOC130711022 gene encoding uncharacterized protein LOC130711022 produces the protein MEGAEEELERRSRFLKSLIQKKKVSEKQEQHDHIQNNNVRVRACDMPLLLQNRAFCCARDLLDSMPANKLDTKRLALTLKKEFDSSYGPAWHCIVGSSFGSYVTHSLGGFLYFSIDKVYILLFKTAVEPLDHP, from the exons ATGGAAGGTGCAGAGGAGGAGCTAGAGAGAAGAAGCAGGTTTCTGAAAAGCTTGATACAGAAGAAGAAAGTCTCAGAGAAACAAGAGCAGCATGACCACATCCAAAACAACAATGTTCGGGTCAGGGCTTGTGACATGCCTCTCCTTTTGCAGAACCGTGCCTTTTGTTGCGCTCGTGATCTTCTGGATTCTATGCCAGCAAATAAGCTTGACACCAAACGCCTGGCCCTGACCCTTAAGAAG GAATTTGATTCATCCTATGGTCCAGCTTGGCACTGCATTGTGGGATCTAGCTTTGGCTCATATGTGACTCATTCTCTTGGTGGATTCTTGTATTTTTCCATTGACAAGGTCTACATCCTTCTCTTCAAGACAGCTGTTGAACCATTAGACCATCCATAA
- the LOC130714930 gene encoding protein PLANT CADMIUM RESISTANCE 2-like, with product MYKSVAASSDYQPAPPQPLKPPIEWSTGLCDCFSNWSNCCITFWCPCVTFGRIAEIVDRGSTSCGASGALYALITSLTGFGWLYSCFYSSKMRAQYNLKGNDCLDCLTHFFCEPCALCQEYRQLEKQGFNMVLGWHGNVEQQTQGVAMTSTAPTVEQGMNR from the exons ATGTACAAATCAGTAGCAGCCTCCTCCGACTACCAACCTGCACCTCCCCAGCCACTTAAACCTCCCATCGAATGGTCTACCGGCCTTTGTGATTGTTTCTCCAACTGGAGCAACT GTTGCATAACGTTCTGGTGTCCATGTGTTACATTTGGGCGAATTGCAGAGATTGTTGACCGGGGATCTACTT CTTGTGGTGCTAGTGGGGCTTTGTATGCACTGATTACAAGCTTAACTGGATTTGGGTGGTTATACTCATGCTTCTACAGCTCCAAGATGAGAGCGCAATACAATTTGAAGGGAAATGATTGCTTGGATTGCTTGACTCATTTCTTCTGCGAGCCATGTGCATTGTGCCAAGAGTATCGACAGCTTGAAAAACAAGGATTTAACATGGTCCTTG GTTGGCATGGAAATGTTGAGCAACAGACACAAGGAGTAGCCATGACTTCAACAGCTCCAACAGTGGAACAGGGCATGAACCGTTGA
- the LOC130711019 gene encoding glucan endo-1,3-beta-glucosidase 3-like isoform X1 has protein sequence MHSLQFHGCSASNAFLHATTLYFYFSCCWRHFLFFSTDAFIGVNIGSDVSNMPSPTEIVTLLKAQSIQHVRLYDADRALLIALANTGIRVTVSVPNDQLLGIGQSNDTAANWVSRNVIAHVPATNITTIAVGSEVLTIIPNAAPILVSAMNFIHSALVAAKLDSQIKVSTPHPSSIILDSFPPSQAFFNRTWNPVMVPLLKFLQTTGSCLMLNVYPYYDYQLSNDAIPLDYALFRPLPPNKEAVDANTLLHYTNVFDAIVDAAYFAMSDLNFTNIPVLVTESGWPSKGDSSEPDATIDNANTYNSNLIRHVLNNTGTPKHPGIAVSTYIYELYNEDLRSGPVSEKNWGLFFANGGPVYTLHLTGVGTIFANDTTNQTFCISKRNADPKMLQAALDWACGPGKVDCSPLLQGQPCHEPDNVVAHATYAFNAYYQKMAKSPGTCDFKGVAAITSTDPSHGSCIFPGSHGKNGTSINGTSLAPSNSTSSGCLSQYYYSRGSFTSSVILVVLLFSAAVI, from the exons GCacttcttatttttttctacAGATGCTTTCATTGGTGTCAACATTGGTTCAGATGTATCTAACATGCCAAGTCCAACAGAGATTGTGACCCTTCTTAAAGCTCAAAGCATCCAACATGTCAGACTCTATGACGCCGACCGAGCCTTGCTTATTGCTCTCGCTAACACTGGAATACGCGTAACTGTTTCTGTTCCCAACGACCAGCTTCTCGGCATTGGTCAGTCCAATGACACTGCCGCAAATTGGGTTTCTCGAAACGTCATAGCTCATGTTCCTGCTACCAACATTACTACCATAGCTGTCGGATCTGAGGTTCTAACTATCATCCCAAATGCAGCCCCCATTCTAGTCTCTGCCATGAATTTCATTCATTCTGCTCTTGTGGCTGCAAAGTTGGATAGCCAAATTAAAGTCTCGACTCCACACCCTTCTTCTATCATCCTTGACTCGTTCCCACCTTCGCAAGCATTTTTCAACCGAACTTGGAATCCGGTCATGGTTCCTTTGCTTAAATTTCTTCAAACAACAGGTTCATGTCTTATGCTCAATGTATACCCGTATTACGATTACCAGCTATCCAACGATGCAATCCCGCTCGATTATGCTTTATTCCGCCCCCTACCGCCCAATAAGGAAGCTGTTGATGCCAACACTCTCCTGCATTACACTAATGTTTTTGATGCAATTGTTGATGCTGCTTATTTTGCAATGTCTGACTTGAACTTCACCAATATCCCTGTTCTGGTCACTGAATCAGGATGGCCCTCAAAAGGCGACTCATCTGAGCCGGATGCAACCATTGATAATGCTAACACTTACAACAGTAACTTGATCAGACATGTTCTTAACAATACAGGAACTCCGAAACACCCGGGAATTGCAGTTAGTACATACATTTATGAGCTTTACAATGAAGACTTGAGATCAGGTCCAGTCTCAGAAAAGAACTGGGGGCTATTTTTTGCTAATGGAGGACCAGTGTATACCTTACACTTAACTGGTGTTGGTACTATATTTGCAAATGATACGACAAACCAAACATTTTGTATCTCAAAGCGTAATGCAGATCCTAAGATGCTGCAGGCAGCACTTGATTGGGCTTGTGGACCAGGGAAGGTTGATTGTTCCCCTTTGCTGCAGGGTCAACCATGTCATGAACCAGATAATGTAGTTGCGCATGCTACATACGCTTTCAATGCTTATTATCAGAAGATGGCTAAGTCTCCTGGGACCTGCGATTTCAAAGGGGTTGCCGCTATCACTTCCACAGACCCAA GTCATGGTTCTTGTATATTTCCAGGAAG TCATGGTAAAAATGGCACCAGCATAAATGGCACTTCACTTGCCCCATCTAATTCTACAAGTTCAGGCTGTTTATCGCAATACTACTACAGTAGGGGATCTTTCACAAGCTCTGTGATTCTAGTTGTTTTACTTTTCAGTGCAGCTGTCATATAA